One genomic region from Candidatus Caldatribacterium sp. encodes:
- a CDS encoding DUF2007 domain-containing protein, whose amino-acid sequence MRYRTVKVAAHRVEAELIRGYLEAGGIRVLLKPSASPYGGEAYFGDTGPVEVQVPEESFARARGILAGLEKGL is encoded by the coding sequence ATGAGGTACCGAACGGTCAAGGTTGCGGCCCATCGTGTGGAGGCAGAACTCATTCGTGGCTACCTCGAAGCGGGGGGTATTCGAGTCCTCTTGAAGCCGTCGGCCAGTCCCTATGGGGGCGAGGCGTACTTTGGGGATACGGGACCCGTGGAGGTTCAGGTCCCTGAGGAGAGTTTCGCGAGGGCACGGGGAATTCTTGCCGGGCTTGAAAAAGGCCTGTAG